Part of the Aquimarina sp. MAR_2010_214 genome is shown below.
AAAGTTTTTATGACAAGTATTACAAACATAGCGCTGTACTCCTTTGAGCTTACCATTAGCCTTAATTTTATTGCACTTACAATGAGGACAGCTTATGGCTTTACTCTGATTGCTATCAATCAGGGCTGAACCCTCAGTAGAGATCTCCAATAATGTGGAAACAATTTCTGATTGAACCAAAGCCGATGAACTAATGAAAAAATCTCTAAAATCTTCTGGTATCATTTCTCCGTTTTTATAAAGTAAAGATAAAACATATTCTAATTAGAACTTAGCCTACATTTTTAAAAAATACAGTAGCATTGCTAGTCATTGCTACTGTATTTATGGCTTTCTCTTCAATTGAGACAAAAGATATCCCTGAAAAAGTTATCATTAAAGTAAAAAAAGCTATTAATGATACCTATGAGGTAGCTTCATTTGACATGAAACCCATTACCGTACCCCAAAATATTGACAAACAAACCAAAATAGATTTTGGTAATGAGAGGCTCGTTAGCATAAAAAACAATGAAACCATTATAGGGTATGCTTATATAGGTGAAACTGCCAGTATGAAGAATCTTTTTGATTATGTGATTTTTTTTGAACCTGATCTACGTATCAAAAAATCAAAAGTTCTGATTTATCGAGAAGATTATGGAAGACAAATAGGTAGCCAACGTTGGCTAAAACAATTTATTGGTTTACAAATAAGTGATACTATTGAGTATGGTGGAAATATCGATGCTATTTCTGGCGCAACGATTTCGGCTAGATCAATGACAATCGCTACCCAAAATGTCCTAAAATCTATCGCAATTCTTAAAGAGAATACTATATTTTGATGTCGTCACTACACCCATGCTACAAAAAAAGAGGACTTTTCAGATAACTTCTTTTGTTGATGATGCATGCATTAAATATGTGATTTTTCACTCTCCAACTTTGTAAATCTTAAAGATTTATGAAGTTGAGTCAAAAAAGATTTTTATTAATAAAACTTATGCGAAATAAATCTCAATCATTGGTTTATCTTAAACAGAATCAAAGGAAAGAGGTCGTAAAGAACATACATATAATAGTAGTTAAACTGTTATTCTGGACTTGATCCAGAATCTATTATATACTTAGGTATAGATCTTACCGAGCCCATAAGTGCTTAATACAAGAGTAAGTGAAGTACGAGAATAATAAGAGATCGATCCTGAAACTAATCCCGAAACAGGTTTTAATACACTATTTTATGATTACTTTTAAACCGTAACTTCTTACAACCAACTCTATAAAACACACAATATAAATTACTGAATCTTAGATTTTTAGACTATTATCATGGAATTTAACATAGAAATACTACAAAAAAAAATAAAAAAAAAGGAGAAATATCTTACGGGAAACCGTAATTATTTGAAAGCTTCTTACTATATTGTGCTTTAGGAAAATAGAACTACTAAAAAAGATAAAATAGTTCGTTTTATATTTTTTGGACACAAATATCTAATAGAAATAATATATAAGGATTTAGGGTTAAATCATTCAGAATCATATCCTTTTTTGAGCTATTTACTCTAAAAACATCCTTATAATGGTTGGTTTATTAAATCAATCGTTATTCAGACCCTGCTTTTGTTGGCTCGCCAAAGTTTTACAATTGCGGGGTTGTTTCTGTTTTATAGCTACTTGAGATAGCCTTTTACGATTGATATCTGCATGTAATTGTTGCTTTTTTAAACCAACAATCTCAATTATTTTAAGTATTACCTCAAATTTAAAGCTAATAAACGACAATTCCATATGGATTTCCGTAATAAAAGCGTTAAACTAATGTGAATCTGGTGTTTTTAAAATTTAAAATTCTGATTTTTAAATACTTATATTTAAGCATCTCCATTACATTATCTGGTAGTACTTCCTATTAGTTCAAGTACTTCATCAAGCTCCATACTGGATTTATAGTAGGATTCAATTACTACTTCCATAAATTCTAAATATAAAATGTAAAAATTGAAAGAAGATTTTTTTAGTCTCAGGCTACTGAAACCAGGCACCTATCTCCCTAAGCTCTTTATTAAACTCAGTGTAGGGTTTGCAGAGGAACCGACTTATAAAAGTCCTAAATCTTTGGTCATTGCCACCAGATGAATGGCATTTTTGGCTTTAAAATTATATTTCAATTTATTAAGTCGCTTTTCTATAGAGCTTGTACTATTAGGGGAAATTTGATTCTTCTTAAAATAATCCCCTATCTCCTCCTGGGTAAGGCCATCAGACAAATGCTTTAATAATAAAATATCATAATCCTGGAGTTCGAAAACATTATTCTTACTCATTGCACTTTCTAACTGTGGGGATACATATCGAATGTTATTAAACACATCGGTAACAGATTTTACCAATTCGTTTAGTCCATAGCGTCCTTTGCACACATAGCCATCTATGCTTTGTTCTGCAAAAAACGATTTAATTTTACCGGGTCTATCTTCCATAGAATATATAATAACTTTAACATTAGGTTGGATCTCTCGTATGGCTTCTACAAGTTCAATCCCCGAAGCCAATTTTCGTTCTCTGTGGCTCTCTTTAAACGAAAGATCTGTGATCAACAGATCAAAAGGGGTATGATCACTAATTGCTCTTCTAAATTTTAGGAGCGCATCATCACAATATTGTGCTTGTTGTATTTCATCAATCCCAGTTCTTTCTCGAAGAATATGTGCGATACCATGGCTAATACTACCAAGATCTTCTGTGACTAAAACTTTCTTAAACATAAGCTCTATATTATAATTAATTCGGAAAATTTATCTTTGCTTTAAAGCCTTTTCCTTTCTCTGAATCAAAGATAAATGATCCTCCGATCGTTTTAATACGGTTTTCCGTATTTTGGAGTCCGTTACTATATATTATTTCTTCTTTA
Proteins encoded:
- a CDS encoding response regulator, with translation MFKKVLVTEDLGSISHGIAHILRERTGIDEIQQAQYCDDALLKFRRAISDHTPFDLLITDLSFKESHRERKLASGIELVEAIREIQPNVKVIIYSMEDRPGKIKSFFAEQSIDGYVCKGRYGLNELVKSVTDVFNNIRYVSPQLESAMSKNNVFELQDYDILLLKHLSDGLTQEEIGDYFKKNQISPNSTSSIEKRLNKLKYNFKAKNAIHLVAMTKDLGLL
- a CDS encoding FMN-binding protein is translated as MLVIATVFMAFSSIETKDIPEKVIIKVKKAINDTYEVASFDMKPITVPQNIDKQTKIDFGNERLVSIKNNETIIGYAYIGETASMKNLFDYVIFFEPDLRIKKSKVLIYREDYGRQIGSQRWLKQFIGLQISDTIEYGGNIDAISGATISARSMTIATQNVLKSIAILKENTIF